From a single Bacillus sp. 2205SS5-2 genomic region:
- a CDS encoding PhoH family protein: MSKIYVLDTNVLLQDPYAIFSFQTNEVVIPAVVLEEVDSKKRYMDEIGRNARHVSKLIDGFRKQGKLHEKIPLHNGGTIRIELNHRSFQELEDIFVEKTNDNRILAVAKNLSNEEGDKPNGKSVILVSKDTLVRVKADALGLQAEDFLNDRVIEDSDSYFGFKEIYVQREYLDKFYEKGELLISKISEIPFYSQQFLLLKDSLGSSSSAIGIVDPSGKTLKKLVYDHDPIWGIKPRNVQQTMALELLLRTDIPLVTLAGKAGTGKTLLALAAGLLQTEDFQAYKKLLVARPIVPVGKDIGFLPGEKQEKLRPWMQPIFDNLEYLFNTKKPGELDNILAGMGSIEVEALTYIRGRSIPEQFIIIDEAQNLTKHEVKTILTRVGERSKIVLMGDPAQIDHPYLDEYNNGLTYVIEKFKEQQIAGHIKLLKGERSGLAQLAADLL, translated from the coding sequence TTGAGTAAAATTTATGTATTAGATACCAATGTCTTGTTACAAGATCCTTATGCGATCTTTTCCTTCCAAACAAATGAAGTCGTTATTCCAGCTGTAGTACTTGAAGAAGTGGATTCCAAAAAAAGGTATATGGACGAAATCGGTAGAAACGCAAGACATGTATCCAAGTTAATTGACGGTTTTCGAAAGCAAGGAAAACTTCATGAAAAAATACCACTTCATAATGGTGGAACGATTAGAATAGAATTAAATCACCGCTCTTTTCAAGAATTGGAAGATATATTTGTTGAAAAAACGAACGATAATCGCATCTTAGCAGTGGCGAAAAACTTATCGAATGAAGAAGGAGATAAACCGAACGGGAAATCCGTCATTCTTGTGAGTAAAGATACTTTAGTTCGTGTAAAGGCAGATGCGCTTGGGTTACAGGCGGAAGATTTTTTAAATGATCGTGTTATTGAAGATAGCGACAGTTACTTTGGATTTAAAGAAATTTATGTACAAAGAGAATATTTAGATAAATTTTATGAAAAAGGGGAGCTCTTAATCAGTAAGATCAGTGAAATTCCCTTTTATTCACAGCAATTTTTACTATTGAAAGATTCACTAGGTAGTTCTTCCTCAGCTATCGGGATTGTTGATCCTAGTGGAAAAACACTGAAAAAACTCGTCTATGATCATGATCCTATTTGGGGGATTAAACCGAGGAACGTACAGCAGACGATGGCCCTTGAATTGTTGCTGCGAACAGATATACCGCTCGTGACTCTAGCGGGTAAGGCAGGCACAGGGAAGACGCTTCTGGCGCTAGCTGCAGGTCTTTTGCAAACGGAAGACTTTCAGGCATACAAAAAACTCCTTGTTGCTCGGCCAATTGTTCCAGTGGGAAAAGATATTGGATTTCTTCCAGGAGAAAAGCAAGAAAAGTTACGCCCTTGGATGCAACCGATTTTTGACAATTTAGAATATTTATTCAACACGAAAAAACCAGGAGAACTGGATAATATTTTGGCAGGAATGGGCTCAATTGAAGTTGAAGCCCTCACCTATATTCGAGGGAGAAGTATTCCGGAGCAGTTCATCATAATCGATGAAGCTCAAAATTTAACGAAGCATGAAGTGAAAACCATCTTAACGCGAGTAGGTGAACGAAGTAAGATCGTGTTAATGGGAGATCCAGCGCAAATAGATCATCCTTACCTGGATGAATACAATAACGGTTTAACTTATGTGATTGAGAAGTTTAAAGAGCAGCAAATTGCAGGTCACATTAAGTTACTTAAGGGTGAACGTTCAGGTTTAGCACAGTTAGCAGCCGATTTATTATGA
- a CDS encoding YktB family protein, with protein MSFNGFKEEDFDVFQLEGLEPRMEALISTIRPKLEALGEHFAPTLSSLTGNDMYYHVAKHARRTINPPQDTWVAFANNKRGYKQHPHFQIGLWGTHVFIWFAVIYEAPFKKEYASTLLQKINEINSSIPSDFVWSSDHTKPNVIKMSDMNETELIHLFHRLQTVKKAELLCGVSISRNKAVSMSSDDWMNVINHAFVKLLPLYQMT; from the coding sequence ATGAGTTTTAATGGATTTAAAGAAGAAGATTTTGACGTTTTTCAACTAGAAGGTTTAGAGCCGCGAATGGAGGCGTTAATATCGACCATTCGTCCCAAATTAGAAGCCTTAGGAGAGCATTTTGCACCTACTTTAAGCTCTTTAACAGGGAATGATATGTATTATCATGTCGCTAAGCATGCACGCCGTACAATCAATCCTCCACAAGACACATGGGTGGCTTTTGCTAACAATAAACGAGGTTATAAGCAACACCCTCATTTTCAAATCGGGTTATGGGGAACCCATGTTTTCATTTGGTTTGCTGTCATTTATGAAGCACCCTTTAAAAAAGAATACGCATCAACCCTTCTTCAGAAAATCAATGAGATCAACTCTAGCATTCCGTCCGATTTTGTCTGGTCTAGCGATCACACAAAACCAAATGTAATCAAGATGTCTGATATGAATGAAACTGAATTAATTCACTTATTTCATCGATTGCAAACAGTAAAGAAAGCAGAACTATTATGCGGTGTTTCCATTTCACGAAATAAAGCCGTTTCAATGAGCTCGGATGACTGGATGAATGTAATAAATCATGCATTTGTAAAGTTACTACCCCTTTACCAAATGACCTAA
- a CDS encoding NAD(P)H-dependent flavin oxidoreductase, with protein MNLETPITRMLRIKYPIIQGGLAYLAYSDLAAAVSNAGGLGQITAMSLSTPEELRQEIHKAKQLTSHPFGVNFAIGQHGRPFESFLEIAMEEKIPVITMTGGNPAPIFERLSGSSAKKLVLVASKRQAVKAEELGADAVMVVGQEGGGHLGKDDVGTMVLVPQVVDAVSIPVIASGGIGDGRGLMAALCLGADGIEMGTRFIATKECVHAHLSYKEALIDGKENDTVVIKRKIGAPARVIRNEWADQILNLEQTNADYLVLKELISGEANRRYIYEGKQTEGFAWAGQVMGLIKDITTVQELFDNILFDVEKIRARWRL; from the coding sequence ATGAATTTGGAAACACCCATCACAAGGATGTTGAGGATTAAATATCCAATAATTCAGGGAGGATTAGCATATTTAGCGTATTCAGATTTAGCAGCGGCGGTTTCTAATGCAGGAGGATTAGGTCAAATAACGGCGATGAGTTTATCAACTCCGGAAGAGCTTCGTCAGGAAATTCACAAAGCTAAGCAACTTACATCGCACCCATTTGGTGTTAATTTTGCGATTGGTCAGCACGGACGACCATTTGAATCCTTTCTTGAAATAGCAATGGAAGAGAAAATACCGGTTATCACAATGACTGGAGGCAACCCAGCTCCTATTTTTGAAAGGCTAAGCGGAAGTTCAGCCAAAAAGTTAGTTCTCGTAGCATCAAAACGGCAGGCAGTAAAAGCCGAAGAACTAGGTGCTGATGCGGTAATGGTCGTAGGACAAGAGGGTGGAGGACATTTAGGCAAAGATGATGTAGGGACTATGGTTCTAGTGCCTCAGGTAGTGGATGCTGTGTCGATTCCGGTTATTGCTTCAGGCGGTATTGGGGATGGTCGAGGGTTAATGGCTGCGCTTTGTTTAGGAGCAGATGGAATTGAAATGGGTACACGTTTTATCGCTACAAAAGAATGCGTTCATGCTCATTTAAGTTACAAAGAAGCCTTGATTGACGGGAAAGAAAATGATACAGTCGTAATCAAACGGAAAATTGGTGCCCCGGCCAGAGTCATTCGAAATGAATGGGCAGATCAAATCTTAAACCTAGAACAAACTAACGCTGACTATCTGGTGCTAAAAGAGCTTATTAGCGGTGAAGCGAATAGAAGATACATATATGAGGGAAAACAAACCGAAGGATTTGCATGGGCTGGGCAAGTAATGGGCTTAATAAAAGATATCACAACAGTTCAAGAGTTGTTCGATAACATTCTCTTTGATGTGGAGAAGATTCGAGCGAGGTGGAGATTATAG
- a CDS encoding YlaN family protein, with protein sequence MASEMTINHREKAYELLKLDADKILQLIKVQMDNLTMPQCPLYEEVLDTQMFGLSREIEFAVRLGLVDDTDGKELMGSLERELSILHEASTKK encoded by the coding sequence GTGGCGTCTGAAATGACAATAAATCATCGAGAGAAAGCCTACGAATTATTAAAGCTCGATGCAGATAAAATTTTACAGCTAATCAAGGTCCAGATGGACAACTTAACGATGCCTCAATGTCCTCTTTATGAGGAAGTGTTAGATACGCAAATGTTTGGGCTATCTCGCGAAATTGAGTTTGCCGTTCGCCTTGGCTTAGTGGATGATACAGATGGAAAAGAATTGATGGGTTCACTAGAACGTGAATTGTCTATTTTGCATGAAGCTTCAACAAAAAAATAA
- the glsA gene encoding glutaminase A: protein MDCQTNEELKRLVEKAKPFAERGKVADYIPALMESNAYDLAVSICYLDGTTFFAGEYLKKFTLQSISKVITLAFVLMDNGPAEVFQKVGMEPTGDPFNSIVKLEANKPSKPLNPMINAGALAVTNMINGKDHEERWERLIQFVQCLIGSEGVTYNEKVAKSEFETAFLNRSLGYFMKQYGVIRGNIEDLLYLYTKQCAIELNCLELATIGAVFANDGKDPVTGEVKIPTSIARICKTFMVTCGMYNASGEFAIKVGVPAKSGVSGGIMGAVPQQCGIGIFGPALDEKGNSVAGLEMLRLMSQRYQWSIF, encoded by the coding sequence ATGGATTGTCAAACAAATGAAGAACTAAAAAGACTGGTGGAAAAGGCTAAACCTTTTGCGGAAAGAGGAAAGGTAGCTGATTATATTCCAGCTTTAATGGAAAGTAATGCTTATGATCTAGCGGTATCGATATGTTATCTAGACGGTACGACCTTTTTTGCAGGAGAGTATTTAAAAAAATTTACTTTACAAAGTATTTCGAAAGTGATTACCTTAGCATTTGTATTGATGGACAATGGCCCGGCAGAGGTGTTTCAAAAAGTGGGAATGGAGCCGACAGGTGATCCCTTTAATTCCATAGTAAAGCTAGAGGCGAATAAACCTTCTAAACCACTAAATCCGATGATTAATGCAGGAGCATTAGCCGTTACAAACATGATCAACGGAAAAGACCACGAAGAAAGATGGGAACGGTTGATCCAATTTGTTCAGTGCTTAATCGGAAGTGAAGGAGTAACGTACAATGAAAAAGTGGCAAAATCTGAATTCGAAACGGCTTTCTTGAACCGTTCTTTAGGATATTTTATGAAACAATATGGCGTAATTAGAGGGAATATTGAGGACCTCCTTTACCTTTATACAAAACAATGTGCAATTGAACTCAATTGTTTGGAATTAGCAACTATAGGGGCTGTATTTGCTAATGATGGAAAAGACCCTGTTACGGGAGAGGTGAAAATACCAACTAGTATTGCTAGGATATGCAAGACCTTTATGGTGACATGCGGTATGTACAATGCTTCTGGTGAATTTGCTATTAAAGTAGGGGTTCCGGCAAAAAGCGGTGTTTCAGGAGGAATCATGGGTGCGGTTCCACAACAATGTGGGATTGGAATTTTTGGTCCAGCACTAGACGAAAAAGGAAACAGTGTTGCGGGATTAGAAATGTTACGACTAATGAGTCAGCGTTATCAATGGAGCATCTTTTAA
- a CDS encoding YlaF family protein gives MKNIQWVFVLFATLAAAFIIGIGIFISEESFLGILLCIVSLIFIMGFGFKTKKKLRESK, from the coding sequence TTGAAAAATATTCAATGGGTATTTGTCCTTTTTGCCACTTTAGCTGCAGCTTTTATTATTGGCATTGGGATTTTCATTAGCGAAGAAAGCTTTTTAGGTATACTCTTATGTATTGTTTCGTTGATTTTTATTATGGGTTTTGGTTTTAAAACGAAAAAAAAACTTCGAGAAAGTAAATGA
- the typA gene encoding translational GTPase TypA — translation MKLRQDLRNIAIIAHVDHGKTTLVDELLKQSGTFRTNEHVEERAMDSNDLERERGITILAKNTAIQYKDTRINILDTPGHADFGGEVERIMKMVDGVLLVVDAYEGCMPQTRFVLKKALEQKLTPIVVVNKIDKDSARPEEVVDEVLELFIELDANEDQLEFPVYYASAISGTASVDPDPAKQDENMQCLYEGIIENIPAPVDNSEDSLQFQVALLDYNDYVGRIGIGRVFRGTMEVGQQVSLMKLDGSFKNFRVTKMFGFLGLKRVEIEKANAGDLIAVSGMEDINVGETVCPIDQQDPLPILRIDEPTLQMTFLVNNSPFAGREGKFVTSRKIEERLLAQLQTDVSLRVENTESPDAWVVSGRGELHLSILIENMRREGYELQVSKPEVIVRMVDGVKSEPVERVQIDVPEEYTGSIIESLGSRKGEMLDMVNNGNGQVRLTFTVPARGLIGYSTEFMTLTRGYGIINHTFDSYQPMQQGRVGGRRQGVIVSMETGKSSQYGIMQVEDRGTIFVEPGTEIYGGMIVGEHTRENDITVNITKTKQATNVRSANKDQTVTIKKPRIMSLEQSLEYLNDDEYCEITPESIRLRKKVLDKNERERVTKKMKLADKND, via the coding sequence ATGAAACTTAGACAAGATTTACGAAATATAGCGATTATTGCCCACGTTGACCACGGGAAAACAACGCTAGTTGATGAATTGTTAAAACAATCCGGCACTTTCCGTACGAATGAACATGTCGAAGAGAGAGCAATGGATTCCAACGATTTAGAAAGAGAACGTGGAATTACTATCCTTGCAAAAAATACGGCAATTCAATATAAAGATACGCGTATTAATATTTTAGATACGCCAGGTCATGCTGATTTTGGTGGAGAAGTAGAGCGTATCATGAAAATGGTAGATGGTGTCCTTCTAGTAGTAGATGCCTACGAAGGATGTATGCCTCAAACTCGTTTTGTGTTAAAAAAGGCATTAGAACAGAAATTAACGCCAATTGTAGTTGTGAATAAAATTGACAAAGATTCTGCTCGTCCGGAAGAGGTAGTAGATGAAGTTTTAGAATTATTTATTGAACTAGATGCGAACGAAGATCAATTAGAATTTCCGGTGTATTATGCCTCGGCAATCAGTGGAACAGCTAGCGTAGATCCCGATCCTGCAAAACAAGATGAAAACATGCAGTGTTTATATGAAGGTATCATTGAAAATATTCCTGCTCCCGTAGATAACAGCGAAGATTCATTGCAATTCCAAGTAGCTCTTCTAGATTACAATGATTATGTAGGAAGAATTGGAATTGGACGTGTTTTCCGTGGAACCATGGAAGTTGGCCAACAAGTGTCATTAATGAAATTGGATGGTTCTTTTAAGAATTTTCGTGTAACGAAAATGTTTGGTTTCTTGGGGTTAAAGCGTGTTGAAATTGAAAAAGCTAATGCGGGTGATTTGATTGCCGTCTCCGGCATGGAAGATATTAACGTAGGTGAAACGGTTTGCCCAATCGATCAACAAGATCCACTACCTATTTTGCGAATTGATGAACCTACTCTTCAAATGACATTTTTAGTTAATAATAGCCCATTCGCTGGGAGAGAAGGGAAGTTTGTTACTTCTCGTAAAATCGAAGAGCGGTTGTTAGCGCAACTTCAAACGGATGTTAGTTTACGTGTTGAAAATACAGAATCACCAGATGCATGGGTTGTTTCTGGACGCGGAGAACTACACCTATCCATTTTGATTGAAAACATGAGACGTGAAGGGTATGAGCTTCAAGTATCTAAACCTGAGGTAATTGTACGCATGGTTGATGGTGTAAAAAGTGAACCAGTAGAGCGCGTTCAAATCGATGTTCCTGAAGAATATACAGGTAGTATTATTGAATCTCTTGGTTCCCGTAAAGGTGAAATGCTTGATATGGTTAATAATGGAAACGGACAAGTTCGATTAACATTTACCGTTCCTGCACGAGGACTTATCGGATATTCAACTGAATTTATGACGTTGACAAGAGGATATGGTATTATTAACCACACATTTGATAGTTATCAACCAATGCAACAAGGTCGTGTTGGTGGACGTCGTCAAGGTGTAATCGTTTCGATGGAAACGGGTAAATCTTCTCAATACGGCATAATGCAAGTAGAGGATCGCGGGACAATTTTTGTTGAGCCTGGAACAGAAATTTACGGTGGAATGATTGTTGGAGAGCATACTCGTGAAAATGACATTACAGTAAATATTACCAAAACAAAACAAGCGACAAATGTTCGTTCAGCAAATAAAGATCAAACTGTTACAATCAAAAAACCACGTATTATGTCATTAGAACAATCATTAGAATATCTAAATGATGATGAATACTGTGAGATTACTCCAGAATCAATTCGTCTACGTAAGAAAGTTCTAGATAAAAATGAACGTGAACGAGTGACGAAAAAAATGAAGCTTGCGGATAAGAACGACTAA
- a CDS encoding UPF0223 family protein, whose translation MEYQYPFSLEWSTEEVVEVIRFFETIEKAYEKGCDRENVMAVYRRFKEIVPGKSQEKQLFKEFEEASGYSSYHVIKKTKEEPTASRIRMNQKK comes from the coding sequence ATGGAATATCAATACCCGTTTTCATTAGAATGGTCAACAGAAGAGGTAGTAGAAGTCATTCGTTTTTTTGAAACGATTGAAAAAGCATACGAAAAGGGTTGCGATCGAGAAAACGTTATGGCTGTTTACCGTCGATTTAAGGAAATAGTACCAGGGAAATCTCAAGAAAAACAGCTTTTTAAAGAATTTGAAGAAGCGAGCGGATATTCTTCCTATCATGTTATAAAAAAAACAAAAGAAGAGCCAACTGCATCACGAATAAGAATGAATCAAAAAAAGTAA
- a CDS encoding peptidyl-prolyl cis-trans isomerase has protein sequence MEMIIRFTGKVDYPITLDPTVWIFDDRKKELEDFFEKSLEEKDELEEYTKAISKHWSREIQEGATYPPTLKSEKKYEKQRLLSSTFGIPLKPFIQNASPQEGAQTFIIETDNDSVSFPLQTAMDFILCFSNKGKPLTEDGPVHVYFKDGTNQEKPIKNVKSFIIA, from the coding sequence TTGGAAATGATCATTCGTTTTACTGGAAAAGTGGATTATCCGATCACACTTGATCCGACTGTGTGGATCTTTGATGATCGAAAAAAAGAGCTCGAAGATTTCTTTGAAAAGAGTCTAGAGGAAAAAGATGAGCTAGAAGAATATACGAAAGCCATTTCAAAGCATTGGTCACGAGAAATTCAGGAAGGGGCGACCTATCCCCCGACCTTAAAATCAGAAAAAAAATACGAAAAACAACGATTATTATCCTCAACTTTCGGAATACCATTAAAGCCCTTTATTCAAAATGCGTCTCCACAAGAAGGTGCTCAAACATTTATTATCGAAACCGATAACGACTCGGTTAGTTTTCCGCTCCAAACTGCTATGGACTTTATTCTTTGTTTTTCGAATAAAGGAAAACCTCTAACAGAGGATGGTCCTGTACATGTTTATTTTAAAGACGGAACTAACCAAGAAAAACCGATAAAAAATGTAAAATCCTTCATTATAGCCTAA
- a CDS encoding YlaI family protein, translating to MRVKCVLCDQINQIEDDTLAAKRLRNRPIHTYMCSPCSERISERTEERRKTGNFRLHATPKEAKEF from the coding sequence ATGAGAGTCAAATGTGTTCTTTGCGATCAGATCAATCAAATCGAAGATGATACCTTAGCAGCTAAACGATTAAGAAACCGTCCAATACATACATATATGTGTTCTCCCTGCAGTGAACGTATCAGTGAGAGAACGGAAGAGAGAAGGAAAACAGGAAATTTTCGTCTTCATGCAACGCCTAAGGAAGCAAAAGAATTTTAA
- a CDS encoding YhcN/YlaJ family sporulation lipoprotein has translation MKVCLYLITALILLTACSTSQSKENQVKDNKQPISVNDSNIKVEDREQSRKVSKHLEELAVSIPNVKSATAVALGGYAIVGIDVDKDLERSDVGSLKYSVAESLKNDPYGAEAIVVADPDITARLKELGQDIQEGHPLQGVMNELADIAGRLMPEIPKLLQTPDPEKAPEEQDKKLNNQKENELDKEQEDQSNDHLKQN, from the coding sequence ATGAAAGTTTGTTTATATTTGATAACAGCGCTAATCTTATTAACAGCGTGTTCAACCAGCCAAAGCAAAGAAAACCAAGTAAAGGATAACAAACAGCCAATATCCGTCAATGATAGCAATATTAAGGTGGAAGACCGTGAACAAAGTAGAAAGGTGTCAAAACACTTAGAAGAATTAGCCGTTTCTATTCCAAACGTGAAGAGTGCTACTGCTGTGGCTCTAGGAGGATATGCCATTGTTGGGATTGATGTTGATAAAGATTTAGAACGGTCAGATGTCGGGAGTCTTAAATATTCAGTGGCTGAAAGCTTAAAAAACGATCCTTATGGTGCTGAAGCGATAGTTGTTGCAGATCCAGATATCACTGCACGACTTAAAGAACTCGGGCAAGATATTCAAGAAGGTCATCCACTCCAAGGAGTTATGAATGAATTAGCCGACATAGCCGGTAGATTAATGCCCGAGATTCCGAAATTACTTCAAACACCAGACCCTGAAAAAGCACCAGAAGAACAAGATAAAAAATTGAATAATCAAAAAGAAAATGAATTAGATAAGGAACAAGAAGATCAATCAAATGACCACTTGAAACAAAACTAA
- a CDS encoding inositol monophosphatase family protein: MSNWNEIDTYAKRWIEEAGKIIKLSFIQQLKIETKSNANDLVTNMDKDTEQFFIEKINEHFPDHRILGEEGFGNQIEDTKGVIWIIDPIDGTMNFVHQQRNFAISIGIYEDGVGMVGYIYDVVHNELYHAQKGKGAYMNEEKLPNLPSVELNEAVIAFNALWLTTNKHMEPSRLAPLVRDVRATRSYGSAALEMAYVAAGRLDAYLTMRLAPWDFAAGKILIEEVGGKVTNLSGEPLAVVEKSSLIVGKANLHHEILHNYLS, encoded by the coding sequence ATGTCAAACTGGAACGAAATTGATACATACGCTAAGAGATGGATCGAAGAAGCAGGGAAAATCATCAAACTATCTTTTATACAGCAGTTGAAGATTGAGACAAAGTCGAATGCAAATGATTTAGTAACAAATATGGACAAAGATACTGAACAATTTTTTATTGAAAAGATTAATGAACACTTCCCCGACCATCGAATTTTAGGAGAAGAAGGATTTGGAAATCAAATAGAAGATACAAAAGGGGTAATTTGGATAATTGATCCGATTGATGGGACGATGAATTTTGTCCATCAACAGCGAAATTTTGCTATCAGTATCGGTATCTATGAAGATGGTGTTGGTATGGTAGGCTATATTTATGATGTAGTGCACAACGAATTATATCACGCTCAAAAAGGAAAAGGGGCGTATATGAATGAGGAAAAACTACCCAATCTTCCATCGGTCGAACTTAATGAAGCGGTAATTGCCTTTAACGCATTGTGGTTAACGACCAATAAACATATGGAACCTTCTAGGCTTGCCCCTCTTGTTAGAGATGTGAGGGCAACAAGGTCTTATGGCTCGGCAGCACTAGAAATGGCTTATGTGGCTGCTGGGAGATTAGATGCCTACTTAACGATGAGGTTAGCACCATGGGATTTTGCCGCAGGGAAAATTCTTATTGAAGAAGTGGGAGGCAAGGTGACAAACTTATCGGGAGAACCTTTAGCTGTTGTTGAAAAAAGTTCATTAATCGTAGGAAAAGCCAACTTACATCACGAGATTCTTCATAATTATCTATCATGA
- a CDS encoding YlaH-like family protein, with protein sequence MVEDRLSFFASLYQVNENTEIGMWLLYLTIVALSILVFKLGFAKRLPVLKAVVIYLFLILGCTVLTFLGIFLPIAEGLVVAAIILIIYKIRLHNEKKLQSEAK encoded by the coding sequence ATGGTAGAAGATAGATTATCATTTTTTGCTTCCCTGTACCAAGTAAATGAAAATACAGAAATAGGTATGTGGCTACTGTACTTGACGATTGTGGCTCTATCCATTCTTGTTTTCAAACTAGGATTTGCCAAGAGGTTACCGGTACTTAAAGCGGTCGTTATCTACCTCTTTCTTATTTTAGGGTGTACTGTCCTTACTTTTTTAGGTATTTTCTTGCCAATTGCAGAAGGGCTTGTTGTAGCTGCGATCATTTTGATAATTTATAAAATTCGTTTGCATAACGAAAAAAAACTGCAATCAGAAGCTAAATAA
- a CDS encoding pyridoxamine 5'-phosphate oxidase family protein — translation MANRSEPKLIPALYDVLQNETFITISSMDRETCAPVFHAISWVYAKDEGTLLMAVDQRSRLVENVMENAAVTVCLLANESTYSISGKVVEVEQLQDVPLKLSLLKLKITEVRDVMFYGSKIVQAPKYDKTYDKDAAARLDRQVMEALKKA, via the coding sequence ATGGCTAATCGTAGTGAACCAAAATTAATACCTGCCCTATATGATGTGCTTCAAAATGAAACGTTTATCACGATCTCCTCAATGGATAGAGAGACATGTGCACCTGTTTTTCATGCGATTTCATGGGTCTATGCGAAAGATGAAGGGACATTATTAATGGCAGTTGATCAAAGATCGAGGTTGGTTGAAAATGTGATGGAAAACGCAGCTGTTACAGTGTGTTTGTTAGCAAATGAATCAACCTACTCCATTTCAGGAAAAGTTGTTGAAGTAGAACAACTGCAAGATGTACCTTTGAAACTTAGCTTATTGAAATTGAAGATAACAGAGGTTAGAGACGTAATGTTTTATGGATCGAAAATTGTGCAAGCTCCAAAATATGATAAAACCTACGATAAAGATGCAGCTGCAAGGCTGGATCGACAAGTAATGGAAGCCTTGAAAAAAGCATAG
- the ftsW gene encoding putative lipid II flippase FtsW, with protein MFKKIMRSYDYSLVIVYALLCIFGVVMVYSASMVTAVTKYELPSSFFYQRQLLFVIVGFLAFIVAAIFPYKAFKFNKVLIPVLLLTVLSLVAVHFVGDNTNNAQSWILIGSFKLQPSEFAKLSIIIYLSVVYAKKQNYINEFNKGVAPPIGILIFICTLVFVQPDFGTAAIIFSIGCSVILVSGVNGKSLIKLIVLAILFAVAFSPIILLKKDSIVTEERLGRISAFVDPFLDPEDNGYQLINSYFAIGNGGVEGVGLGKSVQKLGYLPEPHTDFIMAIISEELGLFGVAFVLLGIGYIVLKGIYIGFRSKDPFATMLAVGISSMIGIQTFINLGGVSGLIPITGVPLPFISYGGSSLLLLSLSMGLLVNVSMFIKYEEKYKPVKSQEKTVPQPSLERFTRNS; from the coding sequence ATGTTTAAAAAAATAATGAGATCCTATGACTACTCACTTGTGATCGTTTATGCCCTTCTTTGTATTTTTGGTGTGGTAATGGTTTACAGTGCAAGTATGGTCACTGCTGTCACGAAATATGAACTTCCTAGCAGCTTTTTTTACCAAAGACAGTTGCTGTTTGTCATTGTAGGGTTTTTGGCTTTTATCGTAGCCGCTATTTTCCCTTACAAAGCATTTAAGTTTAACAAAGTCCTGATACCGGTCCTATTGTTAACCGTCTTATCATTAGTGGCCGTACATTTTGTCGGCGACAACACTAATAATGCACAGAGTTGGATTTTGATAGGTTCTTTTAAGCTACAGCCTTCAGAATTTGCGAAACTTTCTATTATTATTTATCTATCTGTTGTTTATGCTAAAAAACAGAACTATATTAATGAGTTTAATAAAGGAGTAGCACCACCGATTGGGATTCTCATTTTTATTTGTACGCTCGTCTTTGTACAGCCTGACTTTGGTACAGCGGCAATTATATTTTCTATAGGGTGTTCTGTTATTTTAGTGTCAGGTGTAAATGGGAAATCTTTGATTAAACTGATTGTGTTAGCAATTCTTTTCGCTGTGGCATTTTCACCTATTATTCTATTGAAAAAAGATAGTATCGTTACAGAAGAACGATTAGGAAGAATAAGTGCGTTTGTAGATCCCTTTTTAGACCCAGAAGATAACGGCTATCAATTGATTAATTCCTATTTTGCGATTGGAAATGGTGGGGTCGAAGGAGTAGGTTTAGGAAAAAGTGTTCAAAAGCTTGGTTATCTACCTGAGCCACATACAGATTTTATTATGGCAATTATCTCAGAAGAACTCGGATTGTTTGGAGTAGCATTCGTTTTACTAGGGATTGGGTATATAGTGTTGAAAGGTATATACATAGGGTTTAGGAGTAAAGACCCGTTCGCAACTATGCTGGCCGTTGGTATTAGCTCAATGATTGGGATTCAAACCTTCATAAACCTAGGGGGGGTCTCTGGGCTGATTCCCATTACCGGTGTTCCGCTCCCTTTTATTAGTTACGGAGGCTCGTCCTTGCTCCTTCTCTCATTATCAATGGGTCTATTAGTAAATGTGTCGATGTTTATCAAGTATGAAGAAAAATATAAACCAGTCAAATCTCAAGAGAAAACGGTACCGCAACCAAGTCTTGAACGATTTACGCGTAATTCTTAA